TGAAATTCTACGAACTGTTTTGAAAATTGTCGTTCGAAGTTCAACGGAgcttccaattttttttttttcttctttttttctttttacgtcgAAATACATAAACGCGACGAATACGTTCCGTTGtcgcgattattcgaatattttcatattttcgttcACTTGCAATGAAACTTTACATTTTTAGTTCCATTCGCAGATACGACTTCACGGTCCTCGGCTGAGCTTTCGGTGTGCTTTCCGTATGAATACCTCGcacaagaaagaaaattttacacactttctTCTGCGACGTCGTACCGAAACCTGTCCCACGAATCGTTTTGATCGATATAAATTGTTTACGCACGCAGCACGATGTTCTCCGAGCTCTCGCCTGTCCAACACGACGACGAAGGCGCAGAATTGTCCGAGGTCGATCAACCACCGATAATACAATTACTGGCATCGATTTGGTTCGGTATCTTGGCGCACTCGAATCTCCTCTGTTACTTCATAGTGTTCCTGCATCAAATTAAAAACGCGTCCGTTCTGTCCACGCCTTTGCCACTAATGGTGTTCTGTTGGGGTTCGTTGACCATACCCCGACCCTCGAAGACGTTTTGGGTGACCATGATCGCTTACACCGAGGTGAGACGCGATTAtttgtcgatcgaaacgattgttCCACGAAACGACGCTTGTTCAagcaaattttcgaacttcttcaGGCAATTGTCATAGTGAAATGCATTTTCCAATTGGAACTGTTGCCGTGGAACCGGGACGCTGCACCGAATAATCCTCTCTTCACACCAAGAATAATGGGGGTCGAACGCAAACCCAACTACGCTCTGTGGGACCTGTTGCTGCTTCTTATGGTGTTCTTCCACAGGTAAACTTTAATACagatattattgggttgttcgagaagaagtcgcttcgttttccaaaatggagaatatagaatttaataaaatgtttatacgctctgaaaaaatcgtgttaatcgtgtttcattttcaccaaaaaaaaaaaaacgaaatgacttcaacGACCCAATATATCACTTACACGGAATAGAAACGTAACGAAAGTTGTATTTCCAGATTTATGCTCAAGTCTTTAGGACAATGGACCTCGCCGACCCTCAAACCGAGAAAAATTATCCCATCGAATTTAACCATTGTCCAATCCAGGCCCCCGCCACCGGATAAAGGTCAAGGAGAGTCTGTTTCTAGACAACACGAGTCAGAGTGCGTTCGTTTGTCGtcgaaagagaaattattttcgctTCCACGTGTATTTGAAAACTATTGAGAAATTATCATCGTTTTCAGAGACGGCGCTCAAGTGATAACGCCCAGAGGACGATCCCTGAGCATTCACGTGAGCGGTGACCACGAGAACGCGCAAACGACCGATGAACACGAGAAGCTCGTCGCGGTTCAGGGCGAAGAGTTGAGTCCCCACACCGAGAAGTTCCACAAAGCTATGGACATGACGTAAGTAAACGTTCACGCGTTTACTTTGTTCCCTGTCTCGAATCCCTTCGATGatcgtgtttcaattttcagcGTCAACAAGTACGTGCAACCGATGAAACATTTCTTCGTTCAAATTCTGAGCCCCACCGGCAAAGAGAAGACCAACGTTTACGCGTACATGTTTCTCTGCGATTTCTTCAACTTCCTGCTACTCATTTTCGGATTCTCCGCATTCGGCGTAAGCTTCTTGCCGACTGTTCGCGAACGATCTCCACGTTTCCAAGCAATACTAAATTTTCTACGATTTGTTTAGACGCAGCAAGGCGATGGCGGGGTCACGGCCTATTTGCAGGAAAATCGAGTCCCAATGCCATTCCTGTTGATGCTGTTACTGCAATTCGCGTTGATAGTCATCGACAGAGCCTTGTTCCTGAGAAAATCGATCCTGggcaaattaatatttcaatattgtcTGATATTCGGTGTTCACGTCTGGATGTTTTTCATTTTGCCAAGCGTAACCGAGAGGTAGTTGTTGCGCTTGCATCGCGTACATTTACGGGATTAAAATTTCAGCAATAAAGTAACTCGAGGCTGTTGATAATCGTAGACAATTCAACGAGAAGCTACCACCGCAAATTTGGTACATGATGAAGTGTTTCTACCTCTTGTTGGCAGCCTATCAACTACGACAGGGCTACCCGACACGTATACTCGGTAACTTCCTGTGCAAGAATTACAGCATCATCAACTACGTTTTGTTCAAAGGGtgagaatatttctttctttaaattttcgatcgaacgtcaaCCAAACGTTCGTCTTCTCGACAGATTCATGTTGGTCCCGTTCCTTTTCGAGCTAAGAGCCGTAATGGACTGGATCTGGACCGATACTTCCATGACGATAATGGATTGGTTCAAAATGGAAGACATTTTCGCCAGTATCTATCAAATAAAGGTACGTCGTACGATTTCGTTCGCTCGAAGAATACCCGATAGATTAGAATACTCGTCGATAGAATATACTAACGAAAGAAACTTGCAGTGCATGCGAGGAGTGGAAGCAGATTTCCCTCAACCGAGGGGCGTGAAGAAACAACAAATGAGCAAGTACTTGGTCGGTGGTGGTGCTCTCTTCCTGATGATCGGACTGATATGGTTCCCGTTGCTCTTGTTTGCACTGGGCAGCACGGTTGGTGTCTCGAATTTACCCTACGACGTATCGATGAAGATACGAATCGGTCCGTACGAGCCGATCTACTCGATGTCTGCGCAAAGTAGCTCCATTATCGAGTACAACAACGTCGAATACAACCGTCTCACGACTCTGTACGCGAAAGACCGACCGGCAGTCACGTTCCTCGAAAATTATATACATTCTGACGTCGCTGCGGTAAGGTTGAGCGGATTCTCCAGAAAGTTGTGGAGTATATCTCCGCCGGATTTGGAAAGGTACAGTTCGAAGGAATCTTTAGCGGTGATAaaagtgtatatttttctttaatataattttaacgcGATAATTCTCTGAACTGTGACGCAGACTGAAAACAGAATTAGAGGATAACAGCACCACTGTAACCGTCCACGTGGAATGGACGGTATCTCGGAAGACAGACGCGAAAGACGCCAGTGGAATAACGACGAAAATGCGGGACATACAATTGCTGCCATACGTGAACGGAGTGTTAAATCCCGTGAGACAGACATTGGCCGAAATGTTGTCGACCAACGCATCGACACCTCATAACGGCACCATCGTTCTGTTAAACGCTTTTCCGAAGTTTTTGAAAGTGACCGGTCGTACCACCGACGTCGTTCCCCAATTGATGCGACTGCGTAAGATTGATTTGTGAACGGTGACAAACCACAAGAGGCGAGATGTTAAATAGATTTTCTTCATGCGAGTCAATTTCAGGAACGAGAACCGAAGAGGTGGAGACGGAAGAGGACGACTCTTATCTTTACAGGAGTATCAGCCTTCACCTGTCCACAGACGCTGCCTGTTGCGCCCGCCAGAAATGGTGGGTCGTCAAGGAAGTTTGCAACGACGACCTGTACAATCAGCGCTTGAGAAACGTGCCCTTGAATAGTTGCACGTACATCATGATGTTCTTGTTCAATGATAAAACGTTCCCCGAAGGATTGAGCTTTATCAGTGGCTTTGGGTACGTCAGACGAAATTACCGAACTTTGTGAAACTTTGGGTAGAGCAACGTTTACTAATTCGTTGATATTTTAACAGAATTTTGGGTCTGTATACTACCGCGGTGATAGTTATAAGTCAAATGATGAGGAAAATAGTCAGTGATATGGCGCCAAAGATTATGTTCGACGATCTGCCCTTCGTGGACAGAATCCTTCGACTATGTTTGGACATATATTTGGTTCGCGAAAGCGGAGATTTGTGCCTCGAAGAAGACTTGTTCGCTAAATTAATATTCCTCTATAGATCGCCAGAGACATTGATCAGGTCTTGTAGCAAACTATCGATACAGTACTTTTCTCGAAGTTTCAGGAAACTATTAACGTTTTAAATCATCGTACTTAGATGGACGAGACCACCCGAAGAAGGCGAGCGAACCGATAACGAAGACCAAGATGACgcggaagacgaaggagaaaacGATGCCGAGGCAGAAAGGAGAGAGTCTCGAGAAGTTTCTCGCCGTGAATGAATGATCAAACATCGCAGATTAAGCGCTACAAATGAACAATACTAATAGCCATATTGTGCACTTTTTAAGATGGCAGAAATGGCGGGAAAACTTTATTTTGCGGTGTCTCGCGTTTAAATGTGCTGTTTTTTTCGACGGCCAAATTATTTTGAGTGAAAGACTTTATGAAAAATCGTTGTGGAAATTATAGAATTAATCTGTTATGTAAAGGGAGAAAATTTTATGACAATAGTTTGCGCACTCGCCAGTAGTGACGCAAAGTATGGCTTGGAAACTTTTAGAAACTCAGGAATTTATTATCACCGTGTTTTTCGCTAGAAAAATGATTAGAGAGATTGTTCCTATCTTCGAAGATGTATGTATACTATAAAAATGAGTTGTACATAAATGATTGGTAAGTGGGCAAGTAACGTGGTAAgtggaaaattaagaaaaataaagaaagactcTGGGCTAAAGTATGGAACAACAAGGAAGAAATTGACACGataataatttaacaataaaataatacaaagaatGTTAAACAAATACAGGAATATGTTCTAGCAGATTTCTTTCACAATTGTGCTGTAAAGTTTTcatgatttttattttaatatttattggtAAGGAACTTGCTTatatagtatttattaatacacGAGAAATATTGTGATCATAACACGCCAGTGACATaactaaataattttgaaataagtGCTTTATACATTTAAGCGGCTATAAATATGTTATCGTACCATACTGGCGATAGAGCtttgattttatttataatttatcagAATTCACGCTTAAACCGAAGTATGTGTGCATTTCTAGCGTGGCGCATTTAAGATTGCATCTATATAGATAAGAACTTAAATGATAACTTCCACTGGATTAACGGTAAATCTCCAAAACTGCCGTCAGCACGATCTTTTGTTCTCTTTTATACGTTTTCTAATCGTCGATTCATGTGTAATCTGGCCATTTTGCCAAGCCTTGCGCGTATTTTATATGTCAATCGTATTTAACAAAGATTAAATATCATAAAAAAGTAATTGTttgtaaatatacattttacgatgtcAAAAAATTGTATCACGTTGCCTTGATACATCTTTTAAGAATACCTACGAATATAAATTGTTCTAAATGGATACCGACtaattttctttgttttcttgctttcttgttttcttttcagGAAATATATAAGACAGCAATACACATATAAAGTGTTTTATTAAACATTTCCTTACAGAAGGtgatttttaaactttttaaattgaattcaaTATATCTATCAACCTTGCACCGacgttaaattaaatataattacgtGCATAAATTAATGAAATGTAATACCTTTTAAGAATCACAATATACTATagttttttcaaattctttcgcACCTAAAAATATTAGTAAAAAAATATAGTCTTCTATTAATTTCAGTGGATTCGTTACTACTTAATAcataacaatttaaaaattatactatAGTTAAAACATGTAAACAGAAGAACGGAATGGAAGAATGGACGCTCCGTCGTTAACAACTTCTAAACTTTTAAGGCAGATCTTACATTAGATTTATTACTATTGTTTCGACAACTCCTTGCACTTCAACTTTAACGATACATTTTCTTGCTTCAAAAATTCAAACTCTTCTAACCTTTTGTGCaaatcttcgtttcgtttttgtaaaataatattttcttcttttaatctCTCGTTCTGTTCCACCAAACATCTTACTCTATTCGAATCTTTACTAGGATGCATTTCATTAACTAATTCATCCGTTTGGTCTAATATCTGCTTAATGAAATTTGCTTGAGAATTAAAGTGTAATTCTTGCATTACTCTCAAAATATTTGAACTTTCCTGTTTTGTATACAAACTTACAATGTCTTTAATAGCATTAAGCAAAGCAACAGCATCAGTTTCTTTCGAGTCCAACTTCTTAGCACAACTGTTACTTTTTCCTTTATCTTTACAAATCTCCACTTGAGAAGCACTTTCTTTTGAACAGTTAGGTGgtctattattttctttcacaGACACATTCGAGGACTGATTGTTTTCTTTACAACTTCCAGAACGATTAGTTCGATCTTTTGCTacaattttactttcagaaattTTTACTCTTGTCTCTCGAATCTTTGCTTTAATATTATCTGACACTGCAAGCTCCTTATCATCTGTTTTCACTTTATTCTCAATTGGTTTTAATTTGTTTTCACTTCGCATCTCCCTTCTTTCGGACACCTTTATTCTTATATGTTGCTTCTTTGCATCTTGTTCCGATAATTTTTTTAGATCACCTACATTTAATTCCTTAGTACCTGATTGCTTTTCAGTCAATGCACTTTGTTCAGTTTTATGATGGAAATTCTCTCCTTTATGTGGTAGCAAATGTTGTAGCGGAGTGGATGTAGCAGATCTTGATGTCACATGTCGATCCATTGCGTAAGGACTAACATTTTTGACATCTGTAGGTACTAACTCCAAGTCTTCCAAGAAAGAGTCATCACCCATTTTGTTTCCTTTTAATAAATTCTGTATTACTCTATTTCAACAACAAGTAGAACACACTTTTGTGtgtttatagaaatataattcgtTTAGGAACttcttatataaaaattaattgtttgAACAATACACAATGCATGTCACAGTTCTTTTGTTCAAACTTTTTAATCACAATGCTCAACAAATAAGATTACTTTAAAACTTTATataatttcaattgtttccACAATTCAATCtgaagaaatgtaaaaatatattttctacaatACAGTTGTCTATGACATTCTGTATTTAACGAGTTAAGAATAGTAACAGTCCATCGTTAACCTTTGGTTAAAATACAAGCCATGAATTTAAATATATGCCATTCAAATTAACGTTTGTTAGTACAGTCAGTTGATATGAATTCATACAATGAATTTCACTGCTAGTTCTCAGCGCCATCTGCGGAAATACTATTGGTAAAGTTAATActaatttctacaattttttgtgTAGCTACTTGCGCCCTCTGACCATTATTTTGTATCCCCCTGTTTCAGGTTAAACTAAATCGGTAatcttattaaaattgaacgttCAAGCTTTTTTCTGACATTTAATTCTTGACTTAAATGCAAGCTCTTGTTATTAGTTGGCAAATAgttttcttaataaatatttcatccaaCTATGGTAACCATTGTATTAGTGGCATTGATGCATTGATATCAAATTCTAATATCTAATAGATCATGATAACCAGGTCATGATTAAGCACGATTAATCGCAATTTTGTGATAGTTATCAAAACATATTGTTACGACCAGTCGTAATTAATTACGTAAAACACGATGAAGAAAATTGTGCTTCTACAGACTTCTTTTCTCATTTTATTCACGATCAAAGATGCGGCAGGATTTTCAAACGTTTATCCTAAACTGAAAACTTATCCACTTCTTGATAATGAAGATGTTGGAAAACCTCTCTTCTTGACGCCGCTAATCGAAAGCAATAAAATAGATGAAGCTCGTAACAAAGCTCTTGTACAGTCTAAAGAAATGGGCGATGTCAGCAGTTATGCCGGTTACTTTACTAtcaataaaaaatacaactctaacatatttttttggttttttccAGCTGTGGtaagtaattaaatattttgttcatacttttatataaaaatctCTTTGATCTTTTGTTGTTTATGACTTCAATCGTTAGATTTTATATAGTTGTATTTAAAAAGTATTCGATAGTAAATAAAACTTTATTTTAAATAGAGCAACCCTAAAACTGCACCTGTAGTACTATGGTTACAAGGTGGTCCCGGAGCTACCTCTATGTTTGGTTTATTTATGGAGAATGGTCCATTTATAGTAACTGCGAACAAGACTCTTCAAATGCGTAAATATTCTTGGAATCAGTCTCATAATTTATTGTATATCGATAATCCTGTTGGTACCGGATATAGCTTCACAGATAGTGAAGAAGGATATGCCACTAATGAAACAGACATTGGTAGGGATATTCATACTATGTTGGTGCAATTTTTTAAGTTATTCCCAGAACTGCAGTATAATGACTTTTATGTTACTGGTGAATCGTATGCTGGGAAATATGTACCTGCTGTATCTCATGCAATCAAAGATTTTAATATGAAggcaaaaacaaaaataaatttgaagggTTTAGCAATTGGAAATGGGTTAACCGATCCAGAGAATCAGTTGTTGTACGGAGATTATTTGTATCAATTGGGATTAATCGATTCAAATGGAAAAGATGTGTTTCATAAGTACGAAGACAAGGGTCGAAGTTTAATTcaacaaaaaaaatataagGAAGCTTTCGAATTGTTTGATATGCTTTTGGATGGCGATTTGACGAGTAATCCATCGTTATTTACTAATTTAACTGGATTTCATTATTACTTTAACTACTTGCACACCCAAGACACAAATGATTCTGATTATATGTCAGAATGGATTCAGAGAGGCGATATAAGGCGTGCTATACACGTTGGCAATTGTACATTTGAAGTTGAAAGCAAAATAGTAGAAAATCACTTACAAGAAGATATTATGCAGTCTCTGGCAATTCTCATATCGGACCTTACTCAACATTACAGAGTTCTAATATACAATGGGCAGCTTGATATTATTGTTGCGTATCCTCTGACAGAAAATTATTTACGCAATTTGAAATGGTCGGGtgcagaaaaatataaaacagcTCAGAGAAAATTATGGTGGGTTGGAAAAGAGCTAGCAGGTTACACAAAAACCGTTGATAATTTAACAGAAGTTTTGGTAAGAAATGCTGGGCACATGGTTCCTTCTGATCAGCCGCTATGGGCTCTCGATCTCATTACACGTTTTACTCACAATAAAAGTTTCTAAACTATTCTATTAAGTACTTTGCAAAAGAATCGTGATACTCTTCCTATTATGGCTATGTGGAAATTTAGTTTTAAACTAAAGATTAATAACCTAAACTTATATGTAAACATACGATATGTAATTTTGTAATAGAGGAACCAGTAAATATTTATTAGCAATAAAAGTGTATATAAGTATTTTATTATCGAGCCGTCTTGTACAAATGATTTATATAAAGTTTATATAAAGAggtatttattttgatttttcatcTTGTCTTGTTTTGttgttgaaaaaaattctttcatgTCATGTGGCAGCAATTAATTCTAGATAATCGACAATGTCAAGTTTACATCAATCTAAATACGGCAGTAAAAAGTTATCTACTAAAGATATATTTACATTCCACTCGTGGTGGGGAATATTTGGTACTGTAATTAGAGTGAGTCTAGCACTTTCGTTCAATGTCTTCAACCCAATTAAATCATCATTATAAATAGGCCTATCGTACATATTTATCACTGTTTCGTTACTATCGTAATATCCAAAGTGACTACTTTGCCACGGAGTAATAATACCATCTTCTGGGCTTCCAATAAGTATCATATGTTTTAAGTTGGTAAGTCCTTGCttaaatattacttttttcgtcaaatttctttcattgtttataAGTGGAAGAAACATATTGTACTTATAATACAATTCCTGAAAGGAAAAGAAGTACAgtcttataaaaaataatttaaaacagcGTACCAACCTGAT
This window of the Ptiloglossa arizonensis isolate GNS036 chromosome 5, iyPtiAriz1_principal, whole genome shotgun sequence genome carries:
- the LOC143147577 gene encoding uncharacterized protein LOC143147577 isoform X1 — protein: MGDDSFLEDLELVPTDVKNVSPYAMDRHVTSRSATSTPLQHLLPHKGENFHHKTEQSALTEKQSGTKELNVGDLKKLSEQDAKKQHIRIKVSERREMRSENKLKPIENKVKTDDKELAVSDNIKAKIRETRVKISESKIVAKDRTNRSGSCKENNQSSNVSVKENNRPPNCSKESASQVEICKDKGKSNSCAKKLDSKETDAVALLNAIKDIVSLYTKQESSNILRVMQELHFNSQANFIKQILDQTDELVNEMHPSKDSNRVRCLVEQNERLKEENIILQKRNEDLHKRLEEFEFLKQENVSLKLKCKELSKQ
- the LOC143147577 gene encoding uncharacterized protein LOC143147577 isoform X2; this encodes MGDDSFLEDLELVPTDVKNVSPYAMDRHVTSRSATSTPLQHLLPHKGENFHHKTEQSALTEKQSGTKELNVGDLKKLSEQDAKKQHIRIKVSERREMRSENKLKPIENKVKTDDKELAVSDNIKAKIRETRVKISESKIVAKDRTNRSGSCKENNQSSNVSVKENNRPPNCSKESASQVEICKDKGKSNSCAKKLDSKETDAVALLNAIKDIILDQTDELVNEMHPSKDSNRVRCLVEQNERLKEENIILQKRNEDLHKRLEEFEFLKQENVSLKLKCKELSKQ
- the LOC143147575 gene encoding venom serine carboxypeptidase, producing the protein MKKIVLLQTSFLILFTIKDAAGFSNVYPKLKTYPLLDNEDVGKPLFLTPLIESNKIDEARNKALVQSKEMGDVSSYAGYFTINKKYNSNIFFWFFPAVSNPKTAPVVLWLQGGPGATSMFGLFMENGPFIVTANKTLQMRKYSWNQSHNLLYIDNPVGTGYSFTDSEEGYATNETDIGRDIHTMLVQFFKLFPELQYNDFYVTGESYAGKYVPAVSHAIKDFNMKAKTKINLKGLAIGNGLTDPENQLLYGDYLYQLGLIDSNGKDVFHKYEDKGRSLIQQKKYKEAFELFDMLLDGDLTSNPSLFTNLTGFHYYFNYLHTQDTNDSDYMSEWIQRGDIRRAIHVGNCTFEVESKIVENHLQEDIMQSLAILISDLTQHYRVLIYNGQLDIIVAYPLTENYLRNLKWSGAEKYKTAQRKLWWVGKELAGYTKTVDNLTEVLVRNAGHMVPSDQPLWALDLITRFTHNKSF